Proteins encoded by one window of Polaribacter haliotis:
- the guaB gene encoding IMP dehydrogenase, producing the protein MTAHNNKILGEGLTYDDVLLVPAFSEVLPREVSIQTKFTKNITINVPIASAAMDTVTESALAIAIAREGGIGVLHKNMTIAQQALEVRKVKRAESGMILDPVTLPLTATVGNAKAFMKEHSIGGIPIVDDLGILKGIVTNRDLRFEHDATRPIVEVMTSENLVTAAVGTSLSDAEKILQNYKIEKLLIVDDAYKLKGLITFRDITKVTQKPIANKDSFGRLRVAAALGVTGDAVDRAEALVNAGVDAVIIDTAHGHTKGVVMVLKQVKEKFPELDVVVGNIATAAAAKYLVEAGADAVKVGIGPGSICTTRVVAGVGFPQFSAVLEVAAAIKGSGVPVIADGGIRYTGDIPKAIAAGADCVMLGSLLAGTKESPGETIIYEGRKFKSYRGMGSVEAMKQGSKDRYFQDVEADIKKLVPEGIVGRVPYKGDLDESIHQFIGGLRAGMGYCGAKDIETLKETGQFVRITASGINESHPHDVAITKEAPNYSRR; encoded by the coding sequence ATGACAGCACACAACAACAAAATTTTAGGAGAAGGTTTAACGTATGACGACGTTTTATTAGTTCCCGCTTTTTCAGAAGTACTTCCAAGAGAAGTAAGCATTCAAACAAAATTTACGAAAAATATTACGATTAACGTACCAATTGCATCAGCTGCAATGGATACTGTTACAGAATCTGCATTGGCAATCGCTATTGCAAGAGAAGGTGGTATTGGCGTTTTACATAAAAATATGACGATTGCCCAACAAGCATTAGAAGTTAGAAAAGTAAAACGTGCAGAAAGTGGAATGATCTTAGATCCTGTTACTTTGCCTTTAACTGCAACTGTAGGAAATGCAAAAGCATTTATGAAAGAACACAGTATTGGCGGAATTCCTATTGTAGACGATCTTGGAATCTTAAAAGGAATTGTTACCAATAGAGATTTGCGTTTCGAACATGATGCAACAAGACCAATTGTAGAGGTTATGACGAGTGAAAACTTGGTAACAGCAGCAGTTGGAACTTCTTTAAGTGATGCAGAAAAAATTCTACAGAATTATAAAATAGAAAAACTTTTAATTGTAGATGATGCCTATAAGTTAAAAGGATTAATAACGTTTAGAGATATTACAAAAGTGACTCAGAAACCAATCGCAAACAAAGATTCTTTTGGGCGATTAAGAGTTGCTGCTGCTTTAGGTGTTACTGGAGATGCTGTGGATAGAGCAGAAGCTTTGGTAAATGCTGGAGTAGATGCTGTAATTATAGATACAGCTCATGGACACACAAAAGGAGTGGTAATGGTGTTGAAACAAGTAAAAGAAAAATTTCCAGAATTAGATGTTGTTGTTGGGAATATAGCAACTGCTGCTGCTGCTAAATACTTAGTAGAAGCTGGTGCAGATGCTGTAAAAGTAGGTATTGGACCAGGTTCTATTTGTACAACAAGAGTTGTGGCTGGAGTTGGTTTTCCTCAATTTTCGGCAGTATTAGAAGTTGCTGCTGCGATTAAAGGAAGTGGAGTTCCAGTAATTGCAGATGGTGGAATTCGTTATACAGGAGATATCCCAAAAGCGATTGCTGCTGGTGCAGATTGTGTAATGTTAGGTTCTTTATTAGCAGGAACCAAAGAATCTCCAGGAGAAACGATTATTTACGAAGGAAGAAAATTCAAATCTTATAGAGGAATGGGATCTGTAGAAGCTATGAAACAAGGTTCTAAAGATCGTTATTTCCAAGATGTGGAAGCAGATATTAAGAAATTAGTGCCAGAAGGAATTGTAGGTCGTGTGCCTTATAAAGGAGATTTAGATGAAAGCATCCATCAATTTATTGGTGGTTTGCGTGCAGGAATGGGTTATTGTGGCGCAAAAGACATCGAAACTTTAAAAGAAACAGGACAATTTGTAAGAATAACCGCAAGCGGAATTAATGAAAGTCATCCTCATGATGTAGCAATTACCAAAGAAGCACCAAATTATAGTAGAAGATAA
- a CDS encoding sialate O-acetylesterase → MKLKSILCIVLITLLLNSCDKKENQQHLFILSGQSNMARLNPDISFTPAVKKAFGENNVTVVKYALGTQPIKRWYKNWKPLDGEIDSQNGNLYDTLMVKVNKALKTKNFDTVTFIWMQGERDARTNQGNVYEESLLGLYNQLSKDLGRTVVNFVIGRLCDFDMKNERYPDWTLVREAQVKVAESQPNFAWINTDDLNDGIIRNNKEIKNDLHMSENGYKIMGERFAEKSVLLIKKEN, encoded by the coding sequence ATGAAATTAAAGAGCATTTTATGTATTGTTTTGATTACTTTACTATTGAATTCTTGTGATAAAAAGGAAAATCAGCAACATTTATTTATTCTTTCTGGACAGTCTAATATGGCACGTCTAAATCCTGATATTTCTTTTACACCAGCTGTAAAAAAGGCGTTTGGAGAAAATAATGTAACTGTCGTAAAATATGCCTTAGGAACACAACCTATAAAACGTTGGTATAAAAACTGGAAACCTTTAGATGGAGAAATTGATTCACAAAATGGTAATTTATACGATACTTTAATGGTAAAAGTAAATAAAGCACTCAAAACTAAAAATTTTGACACAGTTACTTTCATTTGGATGCAAGGCGAACGCGATGCAAGAACCAACCAAGGAAATGTGTATGAGGAAAGTTTATTGGGTTTATACAATCAACTTTCTAAAGATTTGGGAAGAACAGTCGTAAATTTTGTGATTGGAAGATTGTGCGATTTCGATATGAAAAATGAAAGATATCCAGATTGGACACTCGTTAGAGAAGCACAAGTAAAAGTTGCAGAATCGCAACCAAACTTCGCTTGGATAAATACAGACGACTTAAATGACGGAATTATTAGAAATAATAAAGAAATAAAAAACGATTTACACATGTCTGAAAATGGTTATAAAATCATGGGAGAACGTTTTGCTGAGAAATCTGTTTTGTTGATTAAAAAAGAAAATTAG
- a CDS encoding endonuclease MutS2, translating into MNRNISEKTLQDLEFSTVLQHVSEFCISGLGKERVREILPISNKKTLFTELNLVDEYLKSFQSENRVPNHGFDNVTQDIHRLAIENSFLEPEAYLKIASISLTVNEHIKFFKKFEVQFPTFFKLTQEIEFSTFVDDEIKKIIELSGIVKNNASSALKQIRKDINNVRGKIGQSFSSALSKSIASGYLDDIKESVIDNQRVLAVLAMHRKKVAGSFLGSSKSGNIVYIAPQATLSYSREYQNLLYEEKQEIVKILRDLAETIRPVISLIHEYLEYVTHIDAVGAKAKYAQEINGLLPKISQEKKILFRDAYHPILWKKNKEKNLKIVPQSIELNEKQQIIVISGPNAGGKSITLKTIGLLQLMIQSGLLIPVEERSQTYIFDTILTDIGDNQSIENQLSTYSYRLKNMRYFLRKCNENTLFLIDEFGTGSDPELGGALAEIFLEEFYNKKAFGIITTHYSNLKVLANELENVTNANMQFDERSLEPLFKLFVGQAGSSFTFEVAQKNGIPYSLINQAKKRVENEKIRLDKTISKLQKERNKLQKNSDSLEKQKTKGQEHLESLQEKEQKIQDKLSGFQELYDQNQKMLSLGRKTNELLNKYFQTNNKKELNTNFNKWVADEKVKYAKKKPLKTTKAQQKKAKVVEKQMQQVIKKVEKEVLEKVVEVRKEKKIEEAKIAKAKSEYIYKINDRVRIIDSNSVGTIDKIDKKKVTINYGFFTTKTSVDKLELVEKAKK; encoded by the coding sequence TTGAATCGTAACATTTCAGAAAAAACATTACAAGATTTAGAATTTTCAACAGTTTTGCAACATGTATCAGAATTTTGCATTTCTGGGTTGGGGAAAGAAAGAGTGCGTGAAATTCTGCCTATTTCTAATAAAAAAACACTCTTTACTGAACTGAATTTAGTAGACGAGTACCTAAAATCTTTTCAGAGTGAAAACAGAGTTCCGAATCATGGTTTTGATAATGTAACGCAAGACATTCACAGACTCGCGATAGAAAACAGTTTTTTAGAACCAGAAGCGTATTTAAAAATTGCAAGTATTTCTTTAACCGTAAACGAACATATCAAATTTTTTAAGAAGTTTGAAGTTCAGTTTCCTACGTTTTTTAAACTGACCCAAGAAATAGAATTCAGCACTTTTGTAGATGATGAAATCAAGAAAATTATAGAATTAAGTGGTATTGTAAAAAATAATGCTTCTTCTGCTTTAAAACAAATTCGAAAAGACATCAACAACGTTCGTGGTAAAATCGGACAAAGTTTTTCGAGTGCTTTGAGCAAATCCATAGCTTCTGGATATTTAGATGATATTAAGGAAAGTGTTATTGACAATCAGCGTGTTTTGGCAGTTTTAGCAATGCATCGTAAAAAAGTGGCTGGTAGTTTTTTAGGTTCATCCAAATCTGGAAACATCGTTTATATTGCGCCACAAGCAACCTTGTCTTATTCACGAGAATATCAAAATTTATTGTACGAAGAAAAACAAGAAATTGTAAAAATATTACGAGATCTTGCAGAAACAATTCGTCCTGTAATTTCCTTAATTCACGAATATTTAGAATATGTAACACATATAGATGCTGTGGGCGCAAAAGCAAAATATGCGCAAGAAATTAATGGATTATTGCCAAAAATTTCTCAAGAAAAGAAGATTTTATTTAGAGATGCGTATCATCCTATTTTATGGAAAAAAAATAAGGAAAAGAACTTAAAAATTGTTCCACAAAGTATAGAACTGAACGAAAAACAGCAAATAATTGTTATTTCTGGCCCAAATGCTGGTGGAAAAAGCATAACTTTAAAAACCATTGGTTTATTACAATTAATGATACAAAGTGGACTTTTAATTCCTGTGGAAGAAAGAAGTCAGACGTATATTTTCGATACGATTTTAACGGATATTGGAGACAACCAATCTATTGAAAATCAATTAAGTACTTATAGTTATCGATTAAAAAACATGCGTTACTTTTTAAGAAAATGTAATGAAAATACCTTGTTTTTAATTGATGAATTTGGTACAGGTTCAGACCCTGAATTGGGTGGAGCTTTGGCTGAAATTTTCTTGGAAGAATTTTACAACAAAAAAGCCTTCGGAATTATTACAACCCACTACTCCAACTTAAAAGTTTTGGCGAACGAATTGGAGAATGTTACCAACGCAAATATGCAGTTTGACGAACGTTCTTTGGAACCATTATTTAAACTTTTTGTTGGTCAAGCTGGTAGTTCTTTTACTTTTGAAGTGGCTCAGAAAAACGGAATTCCTTATAGTTTAATCAACCAAGCGAAAAAGCGTGTTGAAAACGAGAAAATTCGTTTGGATAAAACCATTTCTAAACTTCAAAAAGAACGAAATAAACTTCAGAAAAATTCGGATAGTTTAGAGAAGCAGAAAACAAAAGGACAGGAACATTTAGAGAGTTTACAGGAAAAAGAACAGAAAATTCAAGATAAATTATCTGGTTTTCAAGAATTGTATGACCAGAATCAGAAAATGTTGTCTTTAGGTAGAAAAACAAACGAACTACTAAATAAATACTTTCAAACAAATAACAAAAAAGAACTGAATACCAATTTCAACAAATGGGTTGCAGACGAGAAAGTAAAATATGCCAAGAAGAAACCTTTAAAAACTACGAAAGCGCAACAAAAGAAAGCCAAAGTTGTTGAGAAACAAATGCAACAAGTCATTAAAAAAGTGGAAAAAGAGGTTTTAGAAAAAGTAGTTGAAGTTCGTAAAGAAAAGAAAATCGAAGAAGCTAAAATTGCTAAAGCAAAATCGGAATATATCTACAAAATAAACGACAGAGTGCGAATTATAGACTCTAATTCTGTAGGAACTATCGATAAAATAGACAAGAAAAAAGTAACGATTAATTACGGTTTTTTTACGACAAAAACTTCAGTTGACAAATTAGAATTGGTAGAAAAAGCGAAGAAATAA
- a CDS encoding uracil-DNA glycosylase → MQVKIADSWKNILQNEFEKPYFKELINFVKNEYQNHTCYPKGQDIFASFDFCSFDDLKVVIIGQDPYHGPNQANGLCFSVKDGIKHPPSLINIFKEISTDLETEYPTSGNLEKWAKQGVLLLNATLTVRAHEAGSHQKEGWETFTDEVIKQISKENENIVFLLWGGFAKKKAKLIDKKKHFILESGHPSPLSANRGYWFGNKHFSKTNEILKDLRKKEIEW, encoded by the coding sequence ATGCAAGTAAAAATCGCCGATTCTTGGAAAAATATTTTACAAAACGAATTTGAAAAACCATATTTTAAGGAATTAATCAATTTTGTGAAAAACGAGTATCAAAACCATACTTGTTACCCAAAAGGACAAGATATTTTTGCTTCGTTTGATTTTTGTTCTTTTGACGATTTAAAAGTGGTTATTATTGGTCAAGATCCGTATCATGGACCAAACCAAGCAAATGGATTGTGTTTTTCTGTTAAGGATGGAATAAAGCATCCACCTTCATTAATTAACATTTTTAAAGAAATTTCTACGGATTTAGAAACTGAATATCCAACAAGTGGAAATTTGGAAAAATGGGCAAAACAAGGTGTTTTGTTATTAAATGCAACATTAACTGTAAGAGCTCACGAAGCTGGAAGTCACCAAAAAGAAGGCTGGGAAACGTTTACAGACGAAGTAATAAAACAAATTTCCAAAGAAAACGAAAACATTGTTTTTCTACTTTGGGGCGGATTTGCAAAAAAGAAAGCAAAATTAATTGATAAAAAGAAACACTTCATTTTAGAATCTGGGCATCCATCTCCATTAAGCGCAAATAGGGGATATTGGTTTGGAAATAAACATTTCTCGAAAACCAATGAGATTTTAAAAGATTTAAGGAAAAAAGAAATTGAGTGGTAG